In one Lolium rigidum isolate FL_2022 chromosome 3, APGP_CSIRO_Lrig_0.1, whole genome shotgun sequence genomic region, the following are encoded:
- the LOC124700284 gene encoding transcription repressor OFP8-like, with product MSSSSARRGVGAGGGHFPVGRHRHVPVVDTGCSCRPRRPRVQLSLPSFLKPSLFASRPSAAAGPARSNSSSSLFPSSSSTASFSTSYASSNCSNYYSSYHGFGAAPKKQEHLPAPRLQVPTATPASPVNKMQPATAKRKQKKRNSYVEKRAATAAEAEPEPEDVGLAVEKDSSDPRADFRESMVQMVVETGLCSWDDLRCMLRRLLALNSPRHHAAILTAFAELCAQLASPPPPAAAASSYHYNL from the coding sequence ATGTCGTCCAGCAGCGCGCGCAGGGGGGTTGGCGCCGGCGGCGGGCACTTCCCGGTGGGCCGGCACCGCCACGTGCCGGTGGTCGACACCGGGTGCAgctgccgcccgcgccgcccgcgggTGCAGCTCAGCCTGCCGTCTTTCCTCAAGCCTTCATTATTCGCGAGCAGGCCTTccgcggcggcggggccggcgaGGAGCAACAGCTCGTCAAGCCTcttcccgtcctcctcctccaccgcctccttctCCACCAGCTACGCCTCCTCCAACTGCTCCAACTACTACTCCTCCTACCACGGCTTCGGCGCTGCCCCCAAGAAGCAAGAACACCTTCCCGCGCCCAGGCTGCAGGTCCCAACGGCGACGCCGGCTTCCCCGGTCAACAAGATGCAGCCGGCGACCGCGAAGAGGAagcagaagaagaggaacagttaCGTGGAGAAGAGagcggccacggcggcggaggcggagccggagccggaggacgTGGGGCTGGCGGTGGAGAAGGACTCGTCGGACCCGCGCGCCGACTTCAGGGAGAGCATGGTGCAGATGGTGGTCGAGACGGGGCTCTGCAGCTGGGACGACCTCCGCTGCATGCTTCGCCGCCTGCTCGCCCTCAACTCCCCGCGCCACCACGCCGCCATCCTCACAGCCTTCGCCGAGCTCTGCGCCCAGCTCGCCTCGCCGCCCCCGCCCGCCGCGGCGGCGTCTTCCTACCACTACAACCTCTAG